The Verrucomicrobium spinosum DSM 4136 = JCM 18804 genome includes a region encoding these proteins:
- a CDS encoding tetratricopeptide repeat protein gives MQVYKPKNQGFLCVAFLVFLHASFFGRIAWSADTPEGSIDAGTAEAITLSFNNGMQAFSRQDWSGAIQHLEQAISTLESYPDKKAILEPRKRFAPVFFTLGAAAFNLPDYPKSIKAFETFLTDWPTHEKSFDARLALARACFRNKDYEKALGLFAELERFPSIRDQALAIQIECYKETGKKVEMTAALQKLIAGGINSTVQASGALQLAEVKAEAGEEDQVTTLIDQLIAKRHLVENVVALNALIVKLGDSLADKDQYEKASKVYLNVMPPDQVKSFQKARIEFLERRIAANVGAAQRNPAQALTYQGQNADFQWVLDQAKALLAEFEKLPDYMPSLMLRNARCWYGREKKWESVLVNNRLMALYPEAKTEVEAAMFSNVVALADLLQVKTCQKACQEYLQAFPKGANAGTVAYIQGAVAMQAGELREAANLFGVLVENQPNGTFTEQMYMMQGSAYFSLGELAEALRVYKRYIAKFPKGASFEEAQYRAAIIPVFMGKFEEGWKLVEAFIKAHPRSQYVEDAKYRLMICKYAANLFDEVLADVAKWEKDHPGGMMEPEVLCLKGDCLSAQLQTEAAAEAYEKAVKTAWTDEVLNYAQNEASKLLQKLGRTDRLSKMWEDFIEQKPDHQNVVVGIYWISKAKSKDGKVDEAKQIIVSQLKRSLNESKNESVEMLLQQLSQLCWKRPRPKVTTNNHDAATPVAQDGKEPPAGDQPAPPAEPPPPPPWDAVAEFEKVIEPLDVAANACGRARLSYGRAELLKLLKRNEEADTLMREIAVLKPGQLSPQLIALAGEYLQQRQMFTEAAVFYQYLKENYLKSAWLDYAYTGLGDLALAKGDAKQALELYTLAADEYAGGKMKDSTMGKAMALMELGKYPEAKKLFETIAGTKEWRGESTAQAMFCLGEVERRQSRYPEAVAHYQRVFVAYQKYLPWVAKSYLKAADCFDKLGKRKEAIGHLQEMMRNEKLGPLPEAEQGRKLLQQWGATS, from the coding sequence ATGCAAGTGTACAAACCAAAGAACCAGGGGTTTCTGTGCGTCGCTTTCCTGGTGTTTTTACACGCGAGCTTTTTTGGCCGCATAGCCTGGTCCGCAGATACTCCGGAGGGCAGCATAGACGCCGGCACCGCCGAGGCGATCACCTTATCGTTCAACAATGGCATGCAGGCGTTCTCTCGCCAGGACTGGAGTGGAGCCATTCAACATCTCGAGCAGGCGATTTCCACACTTGAATCCTATCCCGACAAGAAGGCCATTTTGGAGCCTCGCAAACGGTTTGCCCCGGTCTTCTTCACCTTGGGGGCGGCCGCCTTCAATCTTCCTGACTATCCAAAGAGCATCAAAGCCTTTGAGACGTTCCTCACGGACTGGCCCACCCACGAAAAGTCATTTGATGCGAGGCTTGCTCTGGCCAGGGCCTGTTTTCGAAACAAGGACTATGAAAAGGCTTTGGGCCTCTTCGCGGAACTGGAGCGGTTTCCGTCCATTCGCGATCAAGCGCTCGCCATCCAGATCGAGTGCTACAAAGAGACGGGGAAGAAGGTCGAAATGACGGCGGCGCTTCAAAAGCTCATAGCCGGCGGTATCAACAGCACGGTGCAGGCCAGCGGTGCCTTGCAGCTGGCGGAAGTGAAGGCTGAGGCCGGTGAGGAAGACCAGGTCACGACGTTGATCGACCAGCTGATCGCCAAGAGGCATCTCGTCGAGAACGTCGTGGCCCTGAACGCCCTGATTGTGAAGCTGGGTGACTCCCTGGCTGACAAAGACCAATATGAAAAGGCTTCGAAGGTGTATCTGAATGTGATGCCGCCGGACCAGGTGAAGTCGTTTCAAAAGGCCCGTATTGAATTCTTGGAACGGAGGATTGCTGCAAACGTTGGTGCTGCCCAGAGGAATCCCGCCCAAGCTCTCACTTACCAAGGGCAGAACGCAGATTTCCAATGGGTGCTGGACCAGGCCAAGGCCTTGTTGGCCGAGTTTGAGAAGCTCCCTGACTACATGCCCTCCTTGATGTTGCGCAATGCCCGTTGCTGGTACGGCCGGGAAAAGAAATGGGAGTCAGTGCTGGTGAACAACCGTCTCATGGCCCTGTATCCGGAAGCGAAAACGGAAGTGGAGGCGGCGATGTTCAGCAACGTGGTCGCGCTGGCTGATCTTCTCCAGGTCAAGACTTGTCAAAAGGCGTGCCAGGAGTACCTGCAAGCCTTTCCCAAGGGGGCCAATGCAGGAACCGTGGCCTACATCCAGGGAGCGGTGGCCATGCAGGCAGGGGAGTTGCGGGAGGCGGCCAATCTCTTTGGCGTCCTCGTTGAAAATCAGCCCAATGGGACATTTACCGAGCAGATGTACATGATGCAGGGTTCGGCCTACTTCAGCTTGGGGGAGCTGGCGGAGGCCCTGCGGGTGTACAAACGCTATATTGCCAAGTTTCCTAAAGGAGCCTCTTTCGAGGAGGCCCAGTACCGGGCGGCGATCATTCCGGTGTTTATGGGCAAGTTTGAAGAGGGCTGGAAGCTTGTCGAGGCCTTCATCAAGGCGCATCCGCGCAGCCAGTATGTGGAGGATGCGAAATACCGTCTCATGATTTGCAAGTATGCCGCCAACCTCTTTGATGAGGTGCTGGCCGACGTGGCAAAATGGGAGAAGGATCATCCGGGTGGGATGATGGAGCCTGAGGTGCTCTGCCTTAAAGGCGACTGCCTTTCCGCCCAGTTGCAAACGGAGGCTGCTGCTGAGGCCTATGAAAAGGCCGTCAAGACTGCCTGGACAGACGAAGTGCTCAACTATGCACAGAATGAGGCTAGCAAGCTCTTGCAAAAACTAGGCAGGACGGATCGGCTTTCAAAGATGTGGGAAGACTTCATCGAGCAGAAACCTGATCACCAAAATGTCGTCGTCGGCATCTATTGGATCAGCAAGGCCAAGAGCAAGGATGGCAAAGTTGATGAGGCCAAGCAGATCATTGTCTCCCAGCTGAAGCGCAGCCTGAACGAGTCCAAAAATGAGAGCGTGGAAATGCTGCTTCAACAGCTCTCCCAGCTCTGCTGGAAACGGCCCCGGCCCAAGGTTACGACAAACAACCATGATGCCGCGACCCCGGTGGCGCAGGACGGCAAAGAGCCCCCCGCAGGTGACCAGCCCGCGCCACCTGCGGAGCCGCCCCCTCCCCCGCCGTGGGATGCCGTGGCCGAGTTCGAGAAAGTCATCGAGCCTCTTGACGTAGCGGCCAATGCCTGCGGACGAGCCCGGCTCAGCTATGGACGGGCTGAGTTGCTCAAGCTTCTGAAGCGCAATGAAGAGGCCGACACACTGATGAGAGAGATCGCGGTGCTCAAACCCGGGCAGCTCAGTCCGCAGCTCATTGCCCTGGCAGGCGAGTACCTGCAGCAAAGGCAGATGTTCACTGAGGCTGCCGTGTTCTACCAGTATCTCAAAGAAAACTATCTCAAGAGCGCGTGGCTGGATTACGCCTACACGGGGCTGGGCGATCTGGCGCTGGCAAAAGGGGATGCCAAACAGGCACTCGAACTCTACACACTGGCCGCCGATGAATATGCCGGAGGCAAGATGAAGGACAGCACGATGGGCAAGGCGATGGCCCTCATGGAGCTTGGCAAATACCCTGAAGCAAAGAAGCTGTTTGAGACGATTGCCGGCACCAAAGAGTGGCGGGGTGAATCCACCGCCCAGGCGATGTTCTGTCTTGGCGAAGTTGAACGGCGGCAGTCCCGCTATCCTGAGGCGGTGGCCCACTACCAGCGCGTCTTTGTCGCCTATCAAAAATACCTGCCCTGGGTGGCAAAGTCCTATCTCAAAGCGGCGGACTGCTTTGACAAGCTGGGCAAACGCAAAGAGGCCATCGGGCACCTCCAGGAAATGATGCGCAATGAAAAACTGGGCCCGCTGCCTGAGGCAGAGCAGGGGCGCAAACTTCTCCAGCAGTGGGGGGCCACGTCATGA
- a CDS encoding tetratricopeptide repeat protein — MRPTIIFIAGAWMICTMQSLRADSVVLNNGQTLNAVAFRRTADGLVVSTEVPGPGGKPMYADQTVPLKEISRVECTPPAALKSVAGLLSQGNTSAALATLEPAVSAVDPLGDLPGSPWPELAMVYAQSLLAAGNDAQASVVIGKLSKPIDTQAAASALQALRTARRGDYEKVGALASPVITPRGNPAVVATASIAQGLALLAQKKYQESLLCFLEQPVFAPDATALSAMAQRGAAECYFGMEDFDRAIGTLEGLLKTQPSGPEAKAAQTLLEKYRHRKQVVEHSKK; from the coding sequence ATGAGACCTACAATCATTTTTATTGCCGGGGCATGGATGATCTGCACGATGCAGAGTCTGCGAGCCGACTCCGTCGTATTGAACAACGGCCAGACTTTAAACGCAGTCGCCTTTCGCCGCACTGCCGATGGTCTGGTAGTCTCGACAGAGGTTCCGGGGCCGGGGGGCAAGCCAATGTACGCCGATCAAACGGTGCCCCTGAAAGAGATCTCACGCGTGGAGTGCACGCCTCCTGCAGCGCTCAAAAGTGTTGCGGGCCTCCTCTCCCAGGGCAACACGTCTGCGGCCCTGGCAACCCTTGAGCCAGCTGTGTCGGCGGTGGATCCCCTTGGGGATCTGCCAGGCAGTCCGTGGCCAGAGCTGGCGATGGTGTATGCCCAGTCCCTGCTCGCGGCGGGAAACGATGCCCAGGCATCGGTAGTCATCGGCAAGCTGTCCAAACCCATCGACACCCAGGCGGCTGCCAGTGCCCTGCAGGCGCTCCGAACCGCTCGCAGGGGCGACTACGAGAAGGTCGGTGCCCTGGCCTCCCCGGTGATCACACCGCGAGGAAATCCCGCAGTGGTGGCAACCGCCTCAATCGCCCAGGGGCTTGCCCTTCTGGCCCAGAAGAAATATCAAGAGTCTCTCCTGTGCTTTCTGGAGCAGCCTGTATTTGCTCCCGATGCCACCGCATTGTCGGCCATGGCTCAGCGGGGAGCGGCCGAGTGCTACTTTGGCATGGAGGATTTCGACCGTGCCATAGGCACCCTGGAGGGGTTGCTCAAGACGCAGCCCTCCGGTCCAGAGGCCAAAGCCGCCCAAACCCTGCTGGAGAAATACCGGCACCGCAAGCAAGTCGTCGAGCACTCCAAAAAATAG